Proteins encoded by one window of Lathyrus oleraceus cultivar Zhongwan6 chromosome 1, CAAS_Psat_ZW6_1.0, whole genome shotgun sequence:
- the LOC127076355 gene encoding protein C2-DOMAIN ABA-RELATED 11, with product MSEQLGVLKVIVVQGRRLVIRDFKTSDPYVVLKLGNQTAKTKVINSCLNPVWNEELNFILTEPLGVLNLEVFDKDLLKADDKMGNAFINLQPLVSAARLRDILKVSSGETTLRKVIPDTDNCLVRESSINCVNGAVVQNVWLRLREVESGELELTLKLTKPVATSK from the exons ATGAGTGAACAATTGGGGGTGCTAAAAGTCATAGTTGTGCAAGGAAGAAGGTTGGTGATTAGGGATTTCAAGACAAGTGATCCTTATGTTGTTCTCAAACTAGGGAATCAG ACTGCAAAGACCAAGGTCATTAATAGCTGCTTGAATCCTGTTTGGAATGAAGAGCTGAATTTCATTCTGACAGAACCCTTGGGAGTTCTCAATTTG GAAGTATTTGATAAAGATCTTTTGAAAGCTGATGACAAGATGGGAAATGCATTTATCAACCTTCAACCATTAGTCTCTGCAGCAAGATTAAGAGATATTTTAAAAGTCTCTTCTGGCGAGACAACATTACGAAAGGTGATACCTGATACTGATAACTGTCTTGTACGCGAAAGCAGTATCAATTGCGTTAATGGCGCGGTTGTGCAGAATGTTTGGTTAAGGCTTCGTGAAGTTGAATCCGGGGAACTAGAATTGACACTCAAGTTGACCAAACCTGTTGCAACTTCAAAATAG